In Lacibacter sp. H375, one DNA window encodes the following:
- a CDS encoding helicase HerA-like domain-containing protein, protein MATTEQFVHAIQQGYTFKGESFRLGVGVHDKQIVKGAEILLPLKTMNRHGLIAGATGTGKTKTLQVIAEGLSDASVPVVLMDIKGDLSGIAAAGASNSKIEERIQLMGGEYKPSAFPVELMTLTDDGKGVRLRATVSEFGPILLSKILGLNDTQQGIVAMIFKFCDDNKMPLLDLKDFIKIIQYISDEGKSTIEKDYGKISTSSTGTILRKVIELQQQGADAFFGEPSFEVDDLMRISDDGRGMISILRVMELQDRPKLFSTFMLSLLAELYATLPEEGDMDKPKLVLFIDEAHLVFQEANEALLQQIETVIKLIRSKGVGIFFCTQNPQDVPASVLSQLGLKVQHALRAFTAADRKVIKQAAENYPETEFYDVDELLTQLGIGEAFVTLLNEKGIPTPLVHAMLVAPRSRMDVLTDAEVDALVTKSKLVKKYAETIDSESAHEIITAKLEEAAEKTKAAEEAEAEEKEEKKRPAKKEETFFDNPTVKQVGRTAASIITRSLLGALGLGGRTTRRKKTGWF, encoded by the coding sequence ATGGCAACCACAGAACAATTCGTACATGCGATACAACAAGGTTACACATTTAAAGGTGAATCATTTCGTTTAGGTGTTGGTGTACACGATAAGCAGATAGTAAAAGGAGCAGAAATATTACTGCCACTTAAAACAATGAACCGTCATGGTTTAATTGCAGGTGCAACAGGTACAGGTAAAACAAAAACATTACAGGTAATTGCAGAAGGATTGAGTGATGCCAGTGTTCCTGTTGTATTGATGGATATAAAAGGTGATCTGAGTGGAATTGCAGCAGCAGGTGCAAGTAATTCAAAAATAGAAGAGCGTATTCAGCTGATGGGAGGCGAATATAAACCATCGGCATTTCCTGTTGAGTTAATGACATTGACTGATGATGGTAAAGGTGTGCGGCTACGGGCTACCGTGAGTGAGTTTGGACCTATCTTATTATCAAAGATCTTAGGTTTAAATGATACACAACAGGGAATTGTGGCGATGATCTTTAAGTTTTGTGATGATAATAAAATGCCGTTGCTTGATCTGAAAGATTTTATCAAGATCATTCAATACATCAGTGATGAAGGAAAATCAACCATTGAAAAAGATTATGGCAAAATATCTACTTCATCAACCGGAACTATTCTGCGTAAAGTAATTGAACTGCAGCAACAAGGTGCAGATGCATTTTTTGGTGAGCCAAGTTTTGAAGTAGATGACCTGATGCGCATCAGCGATGATGGGCGAGGTATGATCAGTATTCTTCGAGTGATGGAATTGCAGGATCGTCCAAAACTTTTCTCCACATTCATGTTGAGCTTATTAGCTGAGTTATATGCAACTCTGCCCGAAGAAGGCGATATGGATAAGCCAAAACTTGTTTTGTTCATTGATGAAGCACATCTTGTTTTCCAGGAAGCAAATGAAGCATTGTTGCAGCAGATTGAAACAGTGATCAAATTGATTCGATCAAAAGGCGTTGGTATTTTCTTTTGCACACAAAATCCGCAGGATGTTCCGGCCAGTGTATTATCTCAATTAGGGTTAAAGGTGCAGCATGCTTTGCGTGCCTTTACAGCCGCCGACAGGAAAGTAATTAAACAAGCTGCAGAAAATTATCCTGAAACAGAATTTTATGATGTAGATGAATTGCTCACTCAGTTAGGTATTGGTGAGGCATTTGTAACACTGCTGAATGAAAAAGGAATTCCAACTCCGCTGGTTCATGCAATGCTGGTTGCACCTCGTAGCCGGATGGATGTATTAACAGATGCAGAAGTGGATGCACTTGTTACCAAAAGTAAACTGGTAAAAAAATATGCAGAGACGATCGATAGCGAAAGTGCTCACGAAATAATTACGGCTAAACTGGAAGAAGCTGCTGAAAAAACAAAAGCAGCTGAAGAAGCAGAAGCCGAAGAAAAAGAAGAAAAGAAACGGCCCGCCAAAAAAGAAGAAACATTTTTTGATAACCCAACAGTGAAGCAGGTTGGCCGCACAGCAGCCTCAATTATTACAAGAAGTTTATTGGGCGCATTGGGTTTGGGCGGCCGTACAACGAGAAGGAAGAAGACGGGATGGTTTTAA
- a CDS encoding co-chaperone GroES, which produces MRITSDNRFKKLIVIGDRLLIKPSQPDERTASGLYLPPGVQEKEKVQQGYVIKTGPGYAIPMPVDDEPWKNEDEQVKYVPLQAREGDLAIFLLSGATEVMYEGDRYFIVPQSAILMLEREEEL; this is translated from the coding sequence ATGCGCATTACTTCCGATAATCGTTTTAAGAAGCTGATTGTGATTGGTGATCGTTTACTTATTAAACCAAGCCAGCCCGATGAACGCACTGCCAGTGGTTTGTACCTGCCACCGGGTGTGCAGGAAAAAGAGAAAGTGCAACAAGGATATGTTATTAAAACCGGTCCCGGTTACGCTATTCCAATGCCCGTGGATGATGAGCCTTGGAAAAATGAAGACGAACAGGTAAAGTATGTGCCCTTGCAGGCACGAGAGGGTGATCTCGCAATTTTCCTGTTGAGCGGTGCCACCGAAGTAATGTATGAAGGCGATCGTTATTTCATTGTTCCGCAAAGTGCTATTCTTATGCTGGAGCGTGAAGAAGAGCTATAA
- a CDS encoding response regulator transcription factor: protein MEEAKSKVLLVEDDSSFGNVLKNYLELNDFDVTLERDGRLGLAAFQREKYDICLLDVMMPHVDGFTLAEDIRDIDPDVPLFFLSAKTMKDDILTGYKLGADDYITKPFDSEVLLMKIKAILKRNEETKHETENKEFDLGMYHFNPKLRELTVEGKTNTLSPKESELLRMLCEYKNDLLPRETALKRIWGSDTYFNGRSMDVYIAKLRKYLKEDPKVEIVNIHGNGFRLVVSE from the coding sequence ATGGAAGAAGCTAAATCAAAAGTATTATTAGTTGAGGACGACAGCAGTTTTGGAAATGTACTGAAGAATTACCTGGAGTTGAACGATTTTGATGTAACACTGGAGCGTGATGGCCGTTTAGGTCTTGCTGCCTTTCAACGTGAGAAGTACGATATCTGTTTATTAGATGTAATGATGCCGCATGTAGATGGTTTTACACTGGCTGAAGATATACGTGATATTGATCCGGATGTTCCCCTGTTTTTCCTGAGTGCAAAAACCATGAAGGATGATATTTTAACCGGTTATAAACTGGGCGCCGATGATTACATCACCAAACCATTCGACAGTGAAGTGTTGTTGATGAAGATCAAGGCTATTTTGAAGCGGAACGAAGAGACCAAACACGAAACAGAAAATAAAGAATTCGATCTTGGAATGTATCATTTCAATCCCAAGTTGCGTGAACTGACTGTTGAAGGAAAAACAAATACGCTTTCACCAAAAGAAAGTGAATTACTTCGTATGTTATGCGAATACAAAAATGATCTTTTACCAAGAGAAACAGCATTGAAACGTATCTGGGGCAGCGATACTTATTTCAACGGTCGCAGTATGGATGTTTACATTGCTAAACTCCGCAAATACCTGAAAGAAGATCCAAAAGTTGAGATCGTAAATATTCATGGTAACGGTTTCAGATTAGTTGTAAGCGAATAA
- the yihA gene encoding ribosome biogenesis GTP-binding protein YihA/YsxC: MNIHSATYVISSPKVEDCPKPDKPEYAFIGRSNVGKSSLINMICNNQKLAKTSGSPGKTQMINHFLIESLDEKNNKKTDWYLVDLPGYGYAKVAQGQRKQWIKMIENYIRKRENLLNLFVLVDSRHKPQELDLKFMNQLGEWKIPFTIVFTKADKSTQKEVAAMVKTFLAALGKTWQFLPQSFVSSAVKFRGRKEILQFIEECNKEAAEQAIAAKEITR, from the coding sequence GTGAACATTCACTCAGCAACATACGTCATCAGCAGTCCAAAGGTGGAGGATTGCCCCAAGCCCGATAAGCCCGAGTATGCCTTTATCGGTCGTAGTAATGTGGGCAAATCTTCGCTCATAAACATGATCTGCAACAACCAGAAACTGGCAAAAACAAGTGGCTCCCCCGGTAAAACGCAGATGATCAATCATTTTCTTATTGAAAGTCTCGATGAGAAGAACAATAAGAAAACCGATTGGTACCTGGTGGATCTTCCTGGCTATGGTTACGCCAAAGTAGCACAGGGGCAGCGGAAACAGTGGATCAAGATGATCGAGAATTACATCCGCAAACGGGAAAACCTGCTGAATTTATTTGTGCTGGTAGATAGCAGACATAAACCACAGGAACTTGATCTGAAGTTTATGAATCAACTCGGTGAGTGGAAGATCCCTTTCACCATTGTATTTACAAAAGCTGATAAGAGCACCCAGAAGGAAGTTGCAGCAATGGTAAAAACCTTTTTAGCTGCGTTGGGTAAAACGTGGCAGTTCCTCCCACAAAGTTTTGTGAGCTCGGCAGTAAAATTCCGGGGACGGAAAGAAATTTTGCAATTCATTGAAGAATGCAACAAAGAGGCAGCGGAACAAGCGATAGCTGCAAAGGAAATAACCAGATAA
- the ubiE gene encoding bifunctional demethylmenaquinone methyltransferase/2-methoxy-6-polyprenyl-1,4-benzoquinol methylase UbiE yields the protein MSEQYAHDKVVPDKASEQSKKKQVAEMFDDIAPRYDFLNRFLSAGIDTGWRKKALARLKDLQPKLMLDVATGTGDVAIMAAKQLQPDKIIGIDISEGMLQGGRVKVKAKGLEQVIELKSGDSETINFPDNTFDAVTVAFGVRNFENLEKGISEIYRVLKPGGRLVVLEFSKPKLPGVLQAYNLYMGLVAPQVAGAFSKNKKAYQYLNNSIKAFPEGQNFVAVLNKTGFKDTSCKPLTLGICSIYCGDK from the coding sequence ATGAGCGAACAATACGCACACGATAAAGTAGTACCCGACAAAGCATCGGAACAAAGTAAGAAGAAACAAGTAGCGGAGATGTTTGATGACATTGCTCCCCGTTACGATTTTCTCAACCGTTTTCTTTCAGCCGGCATCGATACAGGCTGGCGCAAAAAAGCATTGGCCAGGTTGAAAGACCTGCAGCCAAAACTGATGTTGGATGTGGCAACAGGCACCGGCGATGTGGCAATTATGGCGGCAAAACAGCTGCAACCGGACAAGATCATTGGAATTGATATCAGCGAAGGGATGCTGCAAGGCGGCCGTGTAAAGGTGAAAGCCAAGGGGTTAGAACAGGTAATTGAGCTCAAAAGCGGCGATAGTGAAACAATAAATTTTCCCGATAACACGTTTGATGCAGTAACTGTTGCGTTTGGCGTGCGAAATTTCGAAAACCTTGAAAAAGGCATCAGCGAAATTTACCGTGTGCTAAAACCTGGTGGCCGGCTGGTGGTGCTGGAATTTTCGAAACCAAAACTACCCGGTGTATTACAGGCATACAATCTTTATATGGGATTGGTTGCCCCACAGGTGGCTGGCGCTTTCAGTAAAAACAAAAAAGCCTATCAATATCTTAACAACAGCATCAAAGCATTTCCTGAAGGACAAAATTTTGTGGCTGTATTGAACAAAACCGGATTTAAAGACACTTCATGCAAACCTCTTACGCTCGGCATATGCAGTATTTATTGCGGCGACAAATAA